One bacterium DNA segment encodes these proteins:
- the ilvD gene encoding dihydroxy-acid dehydratase, translating into MRSDLMKKGISRAPHRSLLKAMGYSDRELLRPIIGIANSFNEIIPGHIHLNQIVKAVKAGVYMGGGTPMEFGVIGVCDGIAMNHEGMKYSLGSRELIADSIEVMAKAHPFDGLVLVPNCDKIVPGMLMAALRLNIPAIVISGGPMMAGKIRKEAIDLISVFEAVGAVAGGKMSEKELLEIEERACPGCGSCSGMFTANSMNCLSEALGFSLPGNGTIPAVDARRIRLAKEAGEQIVELVKKSVKPRDIATLDAFKNAIAVEMALGSSTNTVLHLPAIANEAGIEFDLSLFDKISKKVPNLCRLSPAGKYHLEDLDEAGGVHAVMAEISKLGVINKKCLTVTTKKVSENIAGCEILDKEVIRPISNPYSKQGGIAILRGNLAPDGAVVKQSAVSPNMMKHSGPARVFDSEEEAMKAIMNKKIRKGDIIVLRYEGPKGGPGMREGLSPTAALAGIGLADSVALLTDGRFSGGTRGAAIGHISPEAAEGGPLAIVKDGDTIEIDITRRKLNIKLTNKEIRDRLSKWKKPEPKIKSGYMYRYSQMVSSASSGAIFRRR; encoded by the coding sequence ATGCGTAGTGATTTGATGAAAAAAGGAATATCAAGAGCCCCTCATCGCTCTCTTTTGAAAGCCATGGGCTATAGCGACAGAGAACTTTTAAGACCCATCATAGGAATAGCAAATTCTTTTAATGAAATTATCCCCGGGCATATTCATCTTAATCAAATAGTTAAGGCTGTTAAAGCAGGCGTTTATATGGGTGGTGGAACACCTATGGAGTTTGGTGTGATTGGAGTATGTGACGGCATTGCAATGAATCATGAAGGCATGAAATATTCTCTGGGCTCTAGGGAGCTAATTGCAGACTCAATAGAAGTTATGGCAAAAGCGCACCCTTTTGACGGACTTGTGCTTGTTCCTAATTGTGACAAAATCGTTCCAGGTATGCTTATGGCAGCGCTCAGGTTAAATATTCCGGCAATCGTAATAAGCGGCGGGCCTATGATGGCAGGGAAGATTAGAAAAGAAGCAATAGATTTAATAAGTGTTTTTGAGGCGGTTGGAGCTGTGGCAGGCGGCAAGATGAGTGAAAAAGAGCTTCTTGAAATAGAAGAGAGGGCATGTCCAGGGTGTGGTTCCTGTTCAGGCATGTTCACTGCAAACTCAATGAACTGTCTTAGCGAAGCGTTAGGGTTTAGCTTGCCGGGAAATGGCACAATACCCGCTGTTGATGCCAGAAGAATAAGACTTGCCAAAGAAGCCGGGGAACAGATAGTCGAGCTCGTAAAGAAAAGTGTAAAGCCAAGAGACATTGCAACGCTTGACGCTTTTAAGAATGCAATAGCCGTAGAAATGGCGCTTGGCAGTTCAACTAATACAGTTCTCCATCTGCCAGCTATTGCAAATGAAGCTGGAATAGAGTTTGATCTTAGTCTTTTTGATAAAATAAGCAAAAAGGTGCCGAATCTATGCAGACTATCACCAGCAGGCAAATATCATCTTGAGGATCTTGATGAAGCTGGAGGAGTGCATGCAGTAATGGCAGAGATCAGTAAACTGGGAGTAATAAATAAGAAATGCTTAACAGTAACGACCAAGAAAGTTTCTGAGAATATTGCAGGATGCGAGATTCTCGATAAAGAAGTTATCCGACCAATAAGCAATCCTTATTCTAAACAAGGCGGGATTGCAATACTAAGAGGCAATTTAGCGCCTGATGGAGCTGTTGTTAAGCAGTCTGCTGTTAGTCCTAATATGATGAAGCATTCAGGGCCTGCAAGGGTTTTTGACTCTGAAGAAGAAGCTATGAAAGCTATAATGAATAAAAAAATCAGGAAGGGAGATATTATTGTTCTTCGTTATGAAGGGCCGAAGGGTGGTCCTGGAATGAGAGAAGGGCTTTCTCCTACTGCAGCGCTTGCAGGTATTGGACTTGCGGATAGTGTAGCTCTATTAACTGATGGAAGATTTTCAGGCGGCACGCGCGGGGCAGCTATTGGACATATATCTCCAGAAGCAGCTGAAGGCGGTCCATTGGCTATAGTGAAGGATGGAGATACTATTGAAATAGACATAACTCGCAGAAAACTAAATATTAAGTTAACTAATAAGGAAATTAGAGATAGATTGAGTAAATGGAAAAAGCCAGAACCAAAGATAAAGTCCGGATATATGTATAGGTATTCACAGATGGTATCTTCAGCAAGTTCCGGAGCAATATTTAGAAGGAGATGA